Genomic DNA from Trypanosoma brucei brucei TREU927 chromosome 9, whole genome shotgun sequence:
GAGCAAACATGAGCCTGCGCGACCACAGCTCCTAGCACCTGTCGGAATGCTTGCCGCTGTTCCTTGGAGACAAGCGATTTAACGGCGTCCTCCACCTTGTCACTTGATGGCACCAAGTCAGTCGGTGCGAAAAAGAACCGCCGGCTATGATCTGGCGATACACCCACAAATCCTGTGCGTGCGTCCGCTATCCAAATGTGAGCACGGTCCACTCCTGCAGTGTCACTTCCATACAACATCAAACGCGGGAGGATCTCCGCTGTCGACCCCAACATAAACGAAGAGCTTGCCCACATTTCctccacaacaccaaaacCTTCCGGCGGAAGGTACGGAACAATAGGAAGCGCCCATATAAAGGGAACGAGCATCGACTGCGCACTAATAACACACGCGGAAGCATGCTGCGGAGTTACACCAATAAAAACGACTCGCTCCTCCTGCAGCAGCAAGGAATGTATCACGCGGAGAGCGTCGTAAGAAAAACTTAAGCACAGAGTCCGCAGTGGAACATCAGTAAAAGGATGGTGAAGGTCATTCGGGCGAATAACAGGAACTGACGCACGCTCAAATTGCAAGTAAAAGTGATTGTTGACGGGAGTTTTGCAAGCGTTACTGCAACCGTCAACTAGGTCCGAAAGCGGCCACATTGCTTTGGTGTAAGCCGAATTGTCAGCTCTCGCCAGCCCTTCGACGTTCTGACTACCGAAGTGCCCTCTGCCAATCCCATGGGAAATGCAAAGAACATGAGGGACAGTCTCCAGCACGATAGTGCGCATTGTATTAAACAATGGGGATGCGGAAAGTATGGTGATTAGTAATCCCTCCGCGGCACACCCTGTGTAAATAAAGTACGTAAAACCGTACAAGTAACCTTCATCATCTGTTCTCTTCTCGTCTTCACCATAGCTACCACTGTTGTAGCATACCACATCCATGGCTGTTCCAGATCCAGCGGCACGCAAGCACGCAGAACCAAACTGGCATGACGGGACTTGGATGAAGAGACCTTCCTCCCCAATGGGTGAGACATCCTTCGCACCATACGCACCACCAGCAGGTTGCAAGCCTCCACCATTCATCGTTTTAAGCAACAGCCTTCCGCAAAACCTCTTCAAAAGTGAACACAGGACGCTGTTCTTTTCAACAACATCCTCAGATGCACAAGCATCGGCAACGCACTCCCTACTGCCCCTATCATTATTTCCACTTCCTCCATTGTTGAACACAACAATTGGTTCCAACACTGCTGCAGGAACCGACCCTTCGTCACGAGCACCAACGTTGTCACAGTAAGAATCCTGTACCCAAACGCGATGCAGCGACACAGTATGTGCTAATGGGCAAACCTGCATATTTGCTAAACctcacaaatatatatatatatatactgatGCACGTGAAAGGGAGAAGTTAAATACCCAAACTTCAGCCGTTttgtgaggaggaagaaggagtCTGGCACTAACAAACATCGTGGGATAGGGACAATCGCCAACAAACCGTGGGAGCAAGGAGACAAAATCACGTACTCAAGGAAcatgaagtaaaaaaaatatggaagCAACAGAATGTTCTGACACATAATATGTTATCCCctacaaaatatatatatttttaacaCTGACAGTTCGTTTACCGCAGAGCTTccacgaaaaataaaatggcaaaaagaaaactcaaGAATAGTTTTGGTTGAGATGGCGGGCAAAGCGTGGTAACACAAATGCCGCCTTATGGACGTCCGAGTCGTAGTACTTCAGTTCACCCGCAAAAGGCATCGACTCGACGGGACGCACGGGTTGGGTCACATCCACGCCAGCCACCTTGGAACATATGAGAGAACCAATGCTTCCGCATGGGTACGTAGGGGTGTAAATCATAGCGTACTTTACGGAGGCAAAACCCACCTTGTTTTTAATAAAGTCGGCCATCCCTTCAATTAGGTTGCGATTCAACCAAACAGACTCTCCTTGATTACAACAGATGCCGCGTGGTTTCAGGATGCGCAGCACGTCCCGATAAAACTTCTCCCCAAACAACTCAGCTGCGGGGCCGTCAGGGTCTGTGGTGTCGATAATAACCACGTCAAAACTTTCACTTGCCGCCTCCCTCACGAATGCAACGCCGTCCCCTACCCGCACATCAGCCCTTGGGTCAGAGAAACCGCTCGAAATCTGAGGAAAATATTTCTTGCTTGCCTCAATCACGTCACCATCAATATCAACGAGAACGCACCGCTTGACAGTGCCGTGGCGCAGAACTTCGCGCATGACACCACCATCCCCACCCCCAATGATGAGGACATCCACGGGATCGGGATGAGCGCAGAGAGGGGTGTGGCTCAACATTTCGTGGTAAACAAACTCATCGAAGTCTGTAAGTTGGATGCAACCGTCAAGCGTCATGACGGTGCCCCACGGCCCTTTGGGATCGGTCTCGAAAATCGACAGGTGCTGGAACTTTGTTGGAGTATCGTGTAGAACCTCTTCAACCTTAAAGGACATTGCTTGACCGGGCCACTGCCCATTTTCCTCACGAAACCATCCGTCAGCAAGAAGACCGGGTCCAGGCATCGACTCTCCGACAGGGCAAACACAAGTCGTGTAGATGAGTGTTTGTAAGGGCAGTAAGAAGCGCTATAATAATACCTTCAGATATCCTTGAGCATCGCAAGGTTGAGAGGCGGACAAAAAAGGTATTGCATAACCCAAACTCCTGGAGTACAGTTCCTTTTGTATGCGGATGCATATTCGTGTACATGCTATAACATCTGTAGACCTACTTTCAGCCTTGCATCGGTGTAAAGCATCACTGACGACGAAAAACGTTAAACAAGATAACCCACACACGCTGATTATAACTCTCGACCGAAAGAAACCATTTAATCGCTTCGTCCATCCATTTtatcaccccccccccccacaagACTCTTTATCTCCCCTACCGCAACAAAACATCTGCCGTATGCACCGCAAACTAGACGACCACACATCACGCTTTCGCAAGAAAATTCGCGTCAAGAACTAAACCAACAAGAACTGTAATGATAACACTCTGATAAGCACTGTAGAATCTCTCTAAGGCACGTGCACCATTAGGGCGGTCCCCATAATATATGGGAACAACAGATGAAAGTAATACCAGAGAAGGGGCGGCTCCTTGCACCTCACTGGGTGGTTGCAATATAACACAGGTTGTAATTAGCACGCAGAAAACAAGGGTGGCACCTAATGTAACCTTATACATAATTTCACGGCAGTTTATCAACCTGAAAGGAACTCCTTTGCCCTTGGAAACTTTGTCGTCGGTCCCTGATTTGATATCAAACGTTCCTTCCCTAAACTCCCGTCGTTCGTCTCCTTCTGCAATTAACCTGGAAACCGAGCGCGAGAGTGCAAGGAAGAAGCCGTTGAACGTGAGGACAAACAGAAGAGACAAAACAAGATCAGAATTCAGCCGATGCGGAGGAAGCATGGGTTTGTTCTCAATGGTGGCCTTCGTGGCAAACATCTCGTACACCCCGCCGGCTGAGTATTCACGCCGCTGCGGCTGCTTTGTCAACCCCAGGGCAAACCAGCGCTTTCTGGAAGTGAACAGCTCGTCACCAGCGCCAAATATCagagtaaacaaacaaacgatgTGGCACAGCAAGTACCATATCATCTCCAAAGTGATTACCCGAGTGAGAGGAGCCAATAATGGAGGCAGCTTTGCGCTGTGCTTTGTGCCGGCAGCGCTGCTGAGGGTTGCATCTTGCCTCCCAGCTACAGCTTTTTGATTACCCATGATAATTTGATATATAATATTATGAACTGGTGCCTAACagtgcaaaaaataaaaaataaaagtgagGAATAAGGCACTTCGAACACGAAGTGGGAACACCACAAATAAGGGGTAACGCGGAGACCAGTCAGATGATACGGACttgcaacacacacacatatcaaAGTGCTTGTTAAGACAACACCTATACTTAGGGAAATTATGCCCTCCATAAACGGCGACAACAGCGTAGCCAATCgcgcacaaataaaaaaaacgtccGTATGGATCAATACCCAATCACCTGCGGTCACATGAGGCCGTCTGACGGTGCTCAAGAAAAGCTGGAGATAAATTTGTCACCCCTGCCTTTCCTCACAAagatacacaaaaaacaggCAAAAAAACAGCGGAAACGGGGCCCTTCGCGATGGTTTGCAGAGACCCTACAGGATCGAGAGGTGCCGTGAAAACCCACATGGACCATAGTATTCTTTCGCTCTCGATCAGTGCGTTGAGAAAAGTTACACGTGAGACTGGACGCGAGTTTGGGTCGTAGCGGCATCGTCTAAAAGCAATGAGGGTTCCCCTCATGGAAGTGGTGGCTCACGGGGCCCACACCCAACGAGAAGGTCCGGTGTCGCCGCCAAGCCCCGATCATCGTCGACGTCGGAGAAGGGAACCTCGCCAGTTCTATACGTCACACCACACGTGTTAGCAAAAAATCAAATAAAATGTCGGCGGTAAATCCGCGACCGGACCGGTTGGGGGTTCAAAAAAGAGTGTCAGAGTGTCAGAATCCACTACAAGGTGCCCCACTATGTTTTATTCTCCCCTTCATCCACGCTGTGCTCGCTGCCGCCCAATTCACTCTCTTCATCAGAACCTAGAATGTCTGCGTTCTCAGTTTTGCCTCCCTCCAACTTGTACCTTGTGCGCCTTGCCTTCCGTTTGCTTGCCTTGGCACGTTTCTTCTGCTGTTTAGAGTTCAACGCCTCAACCTTCGCCCGATGCTCACTCTCTCGCTTCGTCTTTTCCATTAGGCGCTCTGCTTCAGCCTGAAGCCGCTGGCGCCTCTCGGCCtcccgttcctcagcaagGCGAACATGCTCATTTGTCTTCCCACCAGCCCCCGCTACAGTGGAACGGAGACGTGGGAGCGAACGCATTGTTTCAATGCTTTTCACATAGCGCTCGTGTTCTGCCTGCAGTCGGCGCTCCCGAGCGGCTTTCTCCTCTGGAGTTAAGGGTGGGAGATTCGACATCCTCCAGCGGACCAATTGTCCCTCACTATATCCCTACCACCTATATAGCATCGGTTAGGCCAACAGTGGAGTGTAAAGGTCGCATGACCTTACCGGAAGAATACCAATGCAGAGAGGAGCATGGAAACAATTGTAATAACACGGAAATGCACCCCTTCACCTCTTACTCTTCCATACGTCTCTTTAATCACTCGCTCTTCTCCCTATCTCGTTTACGATTCACCTTTGGCTTCGCTGTGGGCGTAACCTCTCGTGGTAGGGGGAACTGCTGCGGGGACGTGGTCCGCACAGCGACGTACTTTCTGGTTCCCTTTGCAGTTGCCGCTGTATCAGCCCttgcttctctttcctgcagctttgcctttttattttgaagtgaagaaaagctTCCAGAAGCTGGCGTACCGATTACTCCTCCGGCTGTTAAGGCGTCCGCACTCACCTGACCACCATCCGGCCGTCCTTGGGCCCTCCGCACCAACCCTGCTGAGCGACTGGTCATTGAGACACCTGAAGTGTCACCTTCTTGATATGTATACTTCCGTGCAGGAGTCCGACTTTTCGGGAGTTTGGGGAGACCAAACTCTCCAGCCTGCGTAGGGGGCGGAGACCAGCTGCTAGATAGCGCCCGATCGGAGCGATGCATTCCCTGGCGTTTCAATGTTTCGCACGACTCGGTGATCCATTCGCCGTCAGTATAGTTCAGAGCTGTGGGAGCAGAATGCACCTCGTCGTCTCCGTGTTTGACAGGAAGGGCTCTTCCATCCAATGAATGGCTGAAACCTGTGGCCTCCCTTTCCACATGGCAGGTTGAGGCCGCCAGTTGCACGTTGGTGATGTCATCCTGCAAAAAATTATTGTTCCCACGACCAGCAGAACCTGATTCCGCGGTTCGTGCGACCGGGAGGGGCTGGCGGCCACACCTAGGTATTTCTGGAAGCGGCGACGGAGACAAAGAGGGCACGCgatgctcctcttccatggttgATTGAAGTTCATCACCCTCCTGTGGAGGGAATACCACAGTAGTTGGCGGTGACTGCGGTGTCATCTCTTTTAACGCCATCTTCGAATGAATGGAATGACCTGAAGAAGCGGAAGATAGCGATTTTCTAGATGAATTATTTGCGATAACTACAGAAACTGAAGCATCGCCACCACACACAGCTTCCTTGACGGCGGCTACTTCCTCTACTGCCGCGTTCGCCGCCGCACGAGATCCACAAAACCATGGTGTTCGATAGCGACGTATCTTCTTCTGCTCCGGTTTCTGTGCTGGTACCTCTTCCGCCTCTGTGAAGTACGGGAGATAACTCGAAGAAGAGGGGTTGCCCAGGTCCCCTCCGCCACCAGAACGGAGGCCTTTCTCATCTAAGAAGCACTCCAGGTGGTCACTTGGAAGAACGGGGAGTGTCTCCACGTTGGGGCAGAAGTCCTCCCTATCCCGGTAGGCTTTAGTGGCCCGCACACTTGGAGCCGCTTCTTCTGGTTCGTATCCATACCCCTGTTCAACACTGTTAGAAGCTCCTTTGCACATAACGTCCTCCCGAGTCTGATTCGACGGTAAAACGTCCGACAACGCAACAAAATCGGAAACTTGAGGTTGAGGAGGGCAATCACCCCCAGCAAGAGAGCTTGTCACAGAACATCTGGCAATGTTATCGTTGCACTCATCAGCCTCGTCTTCACTTAAACTTAGGACCTTACTCCGTTGACTCCCACGCAAATCACCAAGTGACTCGAATATATTTGAAGGCGGAACGCACTTTCTCGGCTTTTCTAACTCGGTATCCCCTCCGCAAGACTGCACAAACACATCTTCAACTTCGGGTCTGTAAAGCGGATCTGGTGCCAACAAAACGCATTCCGCATCGCCCTCTGGGCTCACTTTCGGAGAATACAACGAAGTTAAATGTAGAGGTGCCTGgactgttgctgttgcacaaGAAGACGAAGGAGACGCCTCGGGAACTGCTGTTCGATTATCGCGGAACACTTGTGTGGAGCGGCCTCGTTTCTTCTGCTGAGTGCCGGTTGAAGAAGAGACATCCACATCCACAAGGCGATTTACTGATTCCATGTTGCATTCCTGCCACTCAACCGACGCACTGCCACTCTCGCTAGTTCGCTTGTGTGACGGTGGTAGTATTCCGCATGTTGCGAAGATTGCTCCGTGTTTCAAAACATTTGGCCCCTCAACACGCTGCTTAGCTGCCGATAGCTGGCCTCCCAAAGAAGATGCGTCACCGGGAGGGGACGACGGCCGGAGTAAAGTAGAAACACCACCACTTTTGTGTGGCGACATTGAAGTTTCCTCGTGCTGGCCGTTACACTCCTTCCTCTGTAAAATATAAAGTCTCATTTTATCTGGTGTCGGAGACGCTGAAGTTACGCCATACAATCGTTCCCACATGTGAAAAGTGGCAGAAGAAAGAATTGCATCTTCAACGGTAACCTCTGAACCTATGAAATCTGCTATTGGACTAAGTTCACACAACTTCATTTTCCACTGCTTCTTCGCACGGCAAAGTGCCGCTCTGTATGAGaaacaattttttgttttaatccTCAATGGGATAAACAGTACAGTGCACTTAATATGagtgaaaggaaagggagtaCTTGCAACAGagaaggtaagaaaaaagaaacagctaCACCAGTGGAAGCACAACGTTCAGCTTGACACCGTTTACGTTAAATAACATACTTACGAATGCGGGACACATAAGTGGTACATGGGGAGGAGGTGAACAGTATTATAACATAGCCAACAGCACAAACTAACATTTCTAGTATTTCCCTACTTCTCgttaaaagtaaaataatgcCGTTTCAACATGCTTCCACCACGTAGTAtgtaaagggaaaacaacgaGGAGAACCTACAACCACTACGTTTAGGTCAGTCGTGGCGTCTCAACGCGCATTAACGCGCATTGAAAAGTAATATCGACAAAAAATGGTACGATTAGATGCTGCtatattgtttattttcttataGTGTACACCTGGGTCACTTAACTGCGTATGACGGTGGGGGACACAATTTTGCGACAAGATGTTGTGTggaacaaatatatgtaattAAATAAAGTTCACAAAGCGTACTGAATGACGCCACGATGCCCCTCCAACAAGTGGAAAACAATAGTAGCAGCTACTGTCACTAATAAATTGTAATGATAGTTTTTCAagaaagtttttttcttttacactctgacaaaaaacaagcaaataAGAAACGTGcgatccccccccccccaaggTAAAAACGTTTCTTTCTGGTGCCTCACatcacattaaaaaaacagactAATACAACCACCTGTCGTAAATGATGCTTAAAActcttggttttttttttaaagatagCAACGTGATTAATCGAACTGAACCAGTCAAAGCAATATCCGGATAAATGGTGTCCCTTAAAATGGGGCAAAAAGAAGGTATGAGaggtaaaagtaaaaaattaTAACAAGGCTTCCCCCTAACGTCAAACAAACACCCGCTCAGATTTTAAAACCAGCCTCAACACCAGTTTTGCAGGTCCTTTTactcgaaaaaaaatattgaaaGTTAGTAAATCATCTACATCTAGCGTACATTGGTGAAAATTCGTACCAGACACGTGTATGTTAAGGCACAAAACTCTCCGATTCAGCTTCTGCATTTGCACATGCGATATTAAGAAAACAGAATATTTTTGCAGCCCGTTAAACAATGTACCTGAACAACAAAAGACCAACCTGCTCCTGCAACCCTCGTTGCGTGATTGTGTTGTCAGTGAGTGCCAAAGAAGTTGGTACACTCAGCAAATCTTACGAGTAAAGCACACTCACCTCCTGTCCATTGCTCGAAGATGATAATACTGATACAATTTTTTTCCTGTCGTAGTTAACCTCCTTCGTACCCCCTACACGCgcaaaatatatacatattttcATATTAATTCCAGTACACAACTGATTTCTAACAGTCACTGAAAAGtcattgcaaaaaaaaaaaaatgtgaagcACATGAAACACTGGGAAGCGGGGATGGCATCCACACAGTTTCTTGTAGTGGCATGAGGAAAGGATAGTAGAAACGAAAATAATTATTCTACACTTCACATCTCCGCCCCTGTCTCCTCATCAATAAGTCGTTAAGTGACGTCATATGgaccgaaaaaaaataattaaagaGGGCCTGTCGTAGTAACAATGAAAATAC
This window encodes:
- a CDS encoding spermidine synthase, putative; this encodes MPGPGLLADGWFREENGQWPGQAMSFKVEEVLHDTPTKFQHLSIFETDPKGPWGTVMTLDGCIQLTDFDEFVYHEMLSHTPLCAHPDPVDVLIIGGGDGGVMREVLRHGTVKRCVLVDIDGDVIEASKKYFPQISSGFSDPRADVRVGDGVAFVREAASESFDVVIIDTTDPDGPAAELFGEKFYRDVLRILKPRGICCNQGESVWLNRNLIEGMADFIKNKVGFASVKYAMIYTPTYPCGSIGSLICSKVAGVDVTQPVRPVESMPFAGELKYYDSDVHKAAFVLPRFARHLNQNYS